A portion of the Toxoplasma gondii ME49 chromosome VIIb, whole genome shotgun sequence genome contains these proteins:
- a CDS encoding hypothetical protein (encoded by transcript TGME49_261040~Signal peptide predicted by SignalP 2.0 HMM (probability 0.870) with cleavage site probability 0.485 at residue 28), producing the protein MRSYKILLQLPPVCLAVSQLAFSPDIQGAPVVHLSHLVEASGAAAFTSEGENHEAQHLSSDLFPPYKKQNRRGTSFGDAATSSASNTATASKDAHFVAEEPSADDSSPGRPTLPKTLVLYMMDTLWVSLPRRDLATSSLTTSNARPLTSSEAREWAEADENMRLNLLQKWRDVQSDSSRRAAWIKHRRFILSKKRKPTKYRPEPDVLAMLQKELIFGASQEGF; encoded by the coding sequence ATGAGGAGCTACAAAATTCTCCTCCAGCTGCCACCAGTTTGCCTGGCAGTCTCTCAATTGGCTTTCTCACCTGACATTCAGGGTGCGCCGGTGGTCCACCTTTCACATCTCGTCGAGGCAAGCGGCGCCGCCGCATTCacgagcgaaggagagaaccaCGAAGCACAGCACCTGTCGTCGGACCTATTCCCGCCATACAAGAAGCAAAATAGACGAGGGACCTCGTTTGGAGACGCGGCAACTTCTTCAGCATCAAACACAGCAACCGCCTCAAAGGACGCACATTTTGTAGCAGAGGAACCCAGTGCCGACGACAGCAGTCCAGGAAGACCCACCCTGCCCAAAACTCTGGTTCTTTATATGATGGATACTCTGTGGGTGTCGCTGCCAAGAAGGGATTTAGCTACCTCTTCGCTTACCACGTCCAATGCGAGACCGCTGACTTCTTCTGAAGCTCGAGAGTGGGCTgaggcagacgaaaacaTGCGCCTCAATTTGCTACAGAAGTGGCGTGACGTACAGAGCGATAGCAGCAGGAGAGCCGCCTGGATCAAGCATAGAAGATTCATTCTCTCAAAGAAGCGCAAGCCAACCAAATATCGGCCGGAACCGGACGTCCTAGCGATGCTGCAAAAGGAGCTTATCTTTGGCGCAAGTCAAGAAGGTTTCTGA
- a CDS encoding pyridine nucleotide-disulfide oxidoreductase domain-containing protein (encoded by transcript TGME49_261030) — translation MNPLSAALAAKPRASVTRHQRRVFSQTQHGHTAVSRGHAGTPSDLFPYRSCFSSDKAAEKRMPLGFLSRQGRAVHATARLAQGKRETLCSSSWAHPGCPTTPWMSEEDVPGFRRYPRENRQSIRRLGTTTSQLQSGVPPSSPPSASFSFTSLPSPALAFASSFLRPLEASRCALCLSQQRWKSGAVLGSVHKSPLSPSRLLSSLSASSLVSSLSFSSSSSSASGSESPGCSPAATSHRGKCDFPRRVCIVGAGPAGFYCAKYLQKAVPDPSSLQVDMVETLPSPYGLVRYGVAPDHPEVKHVTEDFDFVARQPGFRFFGNVTLGTDISLDELRSLYDAVILAYGAAGDKPLRIPGVSDLRGCLSAREFVGFYNAHPRALKKALSLLPDLGEAPGGLQPPAACVIGNGNVALDVARLLVKAREKLHTTDIHHRALDWFSHARIRHVSVIGRRGWMQSSFSNKELRELVTDDKILAVVDPDDFSASLTEASLKELQDSRLKQRSRALFEQMVDNWDKRESLDRPVVHLRFLTSPIRALPHRDDASRLGSLEVVRNRLEGPAGAQMAVPEEKANLLEQKALRKGEQREHLPEEDERTRRNLSSSTHENRLHTIDRDTPTASLSNTSSSSSVLPASLLIWSIGFKPVHAADLNLPLVESTGALVNDRGRVVAPVRDERKRITLGGVYASGWVRRGPRGVIATNVMDARETADRVLSDLDLSTFSISFAGAGPDSRAFASPPSASRASPSPASVHEAVGPSSGVAADAREQGEKRRETKHATGKREGLQQRREANALPEQPPRSLDTLLRQRAVQPVNYTGWLRVKEEEKRRGKCRDKSAEKIACVEEMLKIAQDRQSDGDSRL, via the exons ATGAATCCGCTTTCTGCCGCTCTCGCGGCCAAGCCGCGAGCGTCGGTCACTAGGCACCAGCGtcgtgttttttctcagacTCAGCACGGCCACACTGCCGTGAGCAGAGGTCACGCTGGAACGCCGAGCGACTTGTTTCCATACAGATCTTGCTTTTCGTCAGACAAAgctgcggagaaaagaaTGCCGTTgggcttcctttctcgtcaaGGGAGAGCTGTACACGCGACTGCTCGACTCGCTCAAGGAAAACGGGAGACGCTTTGCAGTTCTTCCTGGGCGCATCCAGGGTGTCCGACGACACCCTGGATGTCCGAAGAGGACGTTCCAGGGTTCCGTCGATATCCGCGAGAAAATCGGCAATCCATTCGCCGCCTGGGAACAACGACTTCTCAGCTTCAGTCCGGTGttcctccgtcgtctcctccttctgcttccttttctttcacttcgcttccttctcctgccttGGCTTTTGCCAGCTCTTTTCTCCGACCTTTGGAAGCTTCTCGTTGTGCCCTGTGCCTGTCGCAGCAGAGGTGGAAGTCCGGAGCGGTGCTCGGTTCAGTCCACAAATCTCCACTCTcaccttctcgccttctctcttctttgtccgcctcttctcttgtctcctccctctctttttcttcctcgtcctcgtccgCTTCCGGTTCTGAGTCTCCTGGGTGTTCTCCCGCTGCCACGAGTCACCGCGGGAAGTGCGACTTCCCTCGCCGAGTCTGCATCGTGGGTGCTGGACCAGCAGGTTTTTACTGCGCGAAATATCTGCAGAAGGCGGTGCCGGATCCCAGCAGCTTGCAGGTGGACATGGTCGAAACCCTGCCTTCTCCCTACGGCCTCGTTCGCTATGGAGTCGCACCAGACCACCCAGAAGTGAAGCACGTCACAGAAGACTTTGATTTT GTTGCGAGACAGCCAGGCTTCCGCTTCTTTGGGAATGTCACCTTG GGTACAGATATCTCCCTAGACGAACTTCGGTCTCTCTACGACGCCGTCATTCTCGCTTACGGAGCTGCAG gagacaaaccGCTGCGGATCCCTGGAGTCTCCGACCTTCGCGGCTGCCTGTCTGCACGTGAATTTGTTGGGTTTTACAACGCGCATCCACGCGCGCTCAAGAAggcgctttctctccttccggATCTCGGAGAAGCGCCAGGAGGACTGCAGCCCCCAGCTGCCTGCGTTATCGG AAACGGAAATGTAGCTCTAGATGTGGCGCGACTACTCGtcaaggcgagagagaaactgcatACGACCGATATCCACCATCGCGCGCTGGATTGGTTTTCGCACGCTCGCATCCGACATGTTTCTGTGATCGGAAGACGTGGATGGATGCAGTCCTCGTTTTCCAACAAGGAACTTCGAGAG CTCGTGACAGACGACAAGATTCTCGCCGTCGTCGATCCAGACGACTTCTCCGCAAGTCTCACAGAAGCTTCTTTGAAAGAACTTCAA gACTCGCGTCTGAAGCAACGGTCTCGTGCGTTGTTTGAGCAGATGGTCGACAAT TGGGACAAGCGCGAGAGTCTGGACAGACCGGTTGTTCATCTTCGTTTTCTGACGTCTCCCATTCGCGCCTTGCCTCATCGAGACG ACGCGTCTCGCCTAGGGTCTTTGGAGGTGGTGCGGAATCGCCTCGAAGGCCCAGCAGGCGCGCAGATGGCCGTGCccgaagaaaaggcgaatCTGCTGGAGCAGAAGGCTCTGCGaaagggagaacagagagaacatcttccggaagaggacgaacgaacgagaagaaacttGTCATCCTCGACGCATGAGAACAGACTCCATACCatagacagagacacgccTACAGCATCGCTCTCTAATACatcgtcttcatcttccgTCCTACCTGCTTCGCTGCTTATTTGGAGTATCGGTTTCaagcctgtgcatgcagcggatTTGAATTTGCCTCTCGTTGAAAGCACAGGAGCCCTCGTGAACGATAGAGGAAGAGTTGTCGCGCCAGTG AGggacgaaagaaaacgaattACACTTGGTGGAGTGTATGCAAGCGGCTGGGTCCGGCGAGGTCCGCGGGGAGTGATTGCAACCAACGTCATGGACGctcgagagacagctgaccgcgttctctctgacCTCGACCTTTCGACTTTTTCAATTTCTTTTGCCGGTGCTGGACCTGACTCCCGagctttcgcttctcccccgAGCGCTTCTCGCGCGTCCCCGTCACCCGCCAGTGTGCATGAAGCCGTAGGACCCTCTTCAGGCGTTGCGGCCGACGCGCGAGAacaaggggagaagagaagggagacaaaacatgcgacagggaagagagaaggtcTTCAGCAGCGCAGAGAGGCAAACGCGCTGCCGGAGCAGCCGCCTCGGTCTCTCGATACACTCCTTCGACAGAGAGCTGTCCAGCCTGTGAACTACACTGGCTGGCTACGcgtgaaagaagaagaaaagcggcgAGGCAAATGTCGAGACaagtctgcagagaagatCGCGTGCGTCGAGGAAATGCTGAAAATCGCGCAAGACAGACAGTCCGACGGAGATTCAAGGCTGTGA